From one Flavobacterium sp. N502536 genomic stretch:
- a CDS encoding 4'-phosphopantetheinyl transferase family protein: MIHIYYSYLSEENHQSLLQNDLPQFPLDYQEKIKRYRRWQDAQLSLLGRILLFKGIEETYKKQPGAKQLLQTFYNKPYFEDNQVLFNISHSGEIVVCALSDQHEVGIDVEIITDIETADFKPQMTEIEWTKIARSQNKKEAFFEYWTQKEAVLKAQGHGLIVPLKSFEVLDNTTEINGEKYYLSEVKIDEKYKCHISLKTDAGEIYLKRVII, encoded by the coding sequence TTGATTCACATTTATTACTCCTACCTGTCTGAGGAAAATCATCAAAGCTTACTGCAGAATGATTTACCCCAATTTCCACTCGATTATCAGGAAAAGATTAAACGATACCGAAGATGGCAAGATGCACAATTGTCGCTTTTAGGGCGAATACTGCTGTTTAAAGGAATTGAAGAAACCTACAAGAAGCAACCAGGGGCAAAACAGCTGTTGCAAACCTTTTACAACAAACCCTATTTTGAAGACAATCAAGTGCTTTTTAATATTTCACATTCCGGCGAAATTGTCGTTTGTGCCTTAAGCGATCAGCATGAAGTTGGTATTGATGTTGAAATCATAACCGATATTGAAACCGCCGATTTTAAACCGCAAATGACAGAAATAGAATGGACAAAAATTGCCCGGTCTCAGAATAAAAAAGAAGCTTTTTTTGAGTATTGGACTCAAAAAGAAGCTGTTTTAAAAGCTCAGGGACATGGACTAATAGTACCGTTGAAATCATTTGAAGTCTTAGACAATACCACCGAAATCAACGGAGAGAAATACTATCTAAGCGAAGTAAAAATAGATGAAAAGTACAAATGCCACATTTCGCTCAAAACAGATGCCGGCGAAATCTACCTGAAAAGAGTTATAATTTAA
- a CDS encoding pentapeptide repeat-containing protein, translated as MLNTKMIGNKIAVARKKTNLSQAQLAEQLFISSQAVGKWERGESMPDITTFNRLAEILGVDLNYFSENFQSETTKTAAVEPLTKQPDELPATKPKKKLSWDMSYGNWTDADFSGLKNLNEKFSSSNMQRCLFIGSDISDLILKNNNVKDCDFTSSNLNHSNIQSSNLTHNLFNNCSLEATEFSRNHIKDCDFSGANFIGANFLKNNHLDNCNFTGSDISNAQIQNSSLNKNIFRNCLLNETQFIKSHIKACDFSDTNFTEAEFKSGVFSNNRVENAIWNHTSFTEMQFEEIIFEGTIEDCHFENCDFKKVIFQNSILTNTFFKNSNLKRIQFTNCQTDKITYEFLKSGKADLTGITFLP; from the coding sequence ATGTTAAATACTAAAATGATAGGCAATAAAATTGCTGTAGCGCGAAAAAAAACAAACTTGTCTCAGGCACAGCTTGCCGAGCAATTATTTATCAGTTCACAAGCCGTTGGAAAGTGGGAACGCGGAGAATCTATGCCCGACATCACCACTTTTAATCGTTTGGCGGAAATTCTGGGCGTTGATCTTAACTATTTCTCTGAAAATTTTCAATCTGAAACTACTAAAACGGCAGCCGTTGAACCATTGACAAAACAACCTGATGAATTACCCGCAACAAAGCCAAAGAAAAAACTTAGCTGGGATATGTCATATGGAAACTGGACAGACGCTGACTTTTCGGGGTTAAAAAATCTAAACGAAAAATTTAGTTCCTCCAATATGCAGCGCTGCTTGTTTATCGGATCGGACATATCAGATCTTATTCTAAAAAACAACAACGTAAAGGACTGTGACTTCACAAGTTCCAACCTAAATCACAGTAACATTCAAAGCTCAAACTTAACGCATAATTTATTCAATAACTGCTCTTTAGAAGCAACCGAATTTTCCAGAAACCATATTAAAGATTGTGATTTCTCCGGTGCGAATTTCATTGGCGCGAATTTTCTAAAAAATAATCATCTTGACAACTGCAACTTTACAGGTTCTGATATAAGCAATGCTCAAATTCAAAATTCCAGTTTAAACAAAAATATATTCAGGAACTGCTTGCTAAACGAAACTCAATTTATAAAAAGTCATATCAAAGCTTGTGATTTCTCAGATACTAATTTTACTGAGGCAGAATTCAAATCCGGAGTTTTCTCAAACAATCGTGTTGAAAATGCAATATGGAATCACACATCCTTTACTGAAATGCAATTTGAAGAGATCATTTTCGAAGGAACTATAGAAGACTGCCATTTTGAAAACTGTGACTTCAAAAAAGTAATATTCCAAAATTCAATACTTACCAATACTTTTTTTAAGAACAGCAACCTGAAACGTATCCAATTCACAAACTGTCAAACAGATAAGATCACCTATGAATTCCTAAAAAGCGGTAAAGCAGACTTAACGGGTATTACATTCTTGCCGTAA
- a CDS encoding alpha/beta fold hydrolase, translating to MKKVLSLFFLVLIVPAFAFAQTKAFKLEKVKTFFPEDKQLSQENIEWGYLTVPENWDKPTGKTVKIAVAVLKSSTKSKDSNPVVYIDGGPGSGGIEGIWAWLDHPLRKNSDIVLFDVRGTGRSLPKFCPDLGKKFLEILAKNQNSTQDEQQKTIASLECKQDLLNRNIDISAYNSKSIVKDLNALKSALHYDKWNVYGVSYGTYTAQVYANDFPQDIKSLTLDSSISDISEYYNNNTANYMGSLKKVFTACENDPNCNKQYPNLEEAYYETIEKLEKKPITVKVDNRIISSGTFTYNAEDFKIAIQQSLYQKRLIEVIPLLISEFNKGNKNTLSSLVAAFSGALGLDYGQYYCVSCNEAVPNNSISEFNKDARNYKALKGGLSFYKSDFVVCDKWNLGANKQSGLNDLSNLSKLTIPVLVFAGAFDPITPALNGKITFERFKNAFLVNAPISGHTPGFSIVGVQIAERFIKNPFQRPDTKELDSDNKVHFVTGIKISGGISNFANSINEFNLLFFAPFFTALIIALLSIFIFAYVLIRKREEKTPDKILLALIIITSLLGIFTIIGFVLAVNSTAELNFYILAFGVPDQFNYLFILQWIFIAFTLICILYFLLKIKHISNTGVVATILFSLLLIGIYFQYWGFLF from the coding sequence ATGAAAAAAGTATTAAGCCTGTTTTTTTTAGTATTGATCGTACCCGCTTTTGCATTCGCACAAACAAAAGCTTTTAAATTAGAGAAAGTAAAAACTTTTTTTCCGGAAGATAAACAACTCTCTCAGGAAAACATAGAATGGGGGTACTTGACGGTCCCTGAAAACTGGGACAAACCAACAGGTAAAACCGTTAAAATTGCTGTGGCGGTTTTAAAGAGCAGCACTAAAAGCAAAGACTCAAATCCAGTTGTATACATAGATGGCGGACCGGGATCGGGAGGTATTGAAGGAATATGGGCCTGGCTGGACCATCCGTTGCGAAAAAACAGCGATATTGTTTTATTTGACGTAAGAGGAACCGGCCGTTCTTTGCCAAAATTTTGCCCAGATCTGGGGAAAAAATTCTTAGAGATACTGGCAAAAAATCAAAACAGTACTCAGGACGAGCAGCAAAAAACAATCGCCTCATTAGAGTGCAAGCAAGATTTGTTAAACAGAAATATTGACATAAGCGCCTACAACAGTAAGTCAATTGTAAAAGATCTGAACGCTTTAAAGAGCGCCTTGCACTATGATAAATGGAATGTTTATGGAGTTTCTTATGGCACCTATACCGCTCAGGTGTATGCTAATGATTTTCCGCAGGACATCAAATCACTAACGCTGGATTCTTCGATTTCAGACATTTCCGAGTATTACAATAACAATACTGCAAACTATATGGGCAGTCTTAAAAAAGTTTTTACTGCCTGCGAAAACGACCCTAATTGCAACAAACAATACCCAAATCTGGAAGAAGCTTATTACGAAACCATTGAAAAATTAGAAAAAAAGCCAATTACCGTTAAAGTCGATAATCGAATCATTTCGAGTGGCACGTTTACTTATAATGCGGAAGATTTTAAGATTGCGATCCAGCAGTCGCTATATCAAAAAAGACTAATCGAAGTAATCCCACTATTAATATCCGAATTTAATAAAGGAAACAAAAACACCTTAAGTTCGCTGGTAGCTGCTTTTTCAGGAGCTCTGGGCTTAGATTACGGACAGTATTATTGTGTAAGCTGTAACGAAGCGGTCCCGAACAATTCGATTTCAGAATTTAACAAAGACGCCCGCAATTACAAAGCATTAAAAGGAGGACTCTCTTTTTACAAATCAGATTTTGTAGTATGTGACAAATGGAATTTAGGAGCAAACAAACAATCAGGACTAAATGATTTATCAAACCTGTCTAAGCTAACTATTCCTGTGTTGGTATTCGCTGGTGCTTTTGACCCCATCACTCCGGCATTAAATGGTAAAATTACCTTTGAACGATTTAAGAATGCATTTTTGGTAAACGCTCCTATTTCTGGTCACACTCCGGGTTTTTCAATAGTAGGCGTTCAGATAGCCGAAAGATTTATAAAAAATCCATTTCAAAGACCCGACACCAAAGAACTGGATTCAGACAATAAGGTTCATTTTGTTACAGGCATAAAAATTAGTGGCGGAATATCGAACTTTGCCAACAGTATAAACGAATTCAATCTGCTCTTTTTTGCTCCTTTTTTCACAGCTTTGATTATCGCTTTACTTTCGATTTTCATATTTGCTTACGTCCTCATCAGAAAAAGAGAAGAAAAAACACCGGATAAAATTTTGCTGGCACTGATCATAATAACTTCTTTGCTAGGGATATTTACCATTATCGGATTCGTTTTGGCGGTAAACAGTACAGCCGAATTGAACTTCTACATCCTTGCTTTTGGAGTACCGGATCAGTTTAACTACCTTTTCATATTGCAATGGATTTTTATAGCATTTACGCTCATTTGCATACTGTACTTTCTGCTTAAAATCAAGCATATTTCCAATACAGGTGTTGTCGCTACCATCTTGTTTTCACTATTGCTCATTGGTATTTACTTCCAATATTGGGGATTTTTATTTTAG
- a CDS encoding beta strand repeat-containing protein, with translation MRKNLLALMLLIGAVTYGQVGVGTSKPDASTMLDIVSNNKGILIPRVPLLSTVDKKTIDNVNENSLLVFNTQTISDVTPGFYYWYNNKWNRILVSGESSGNVNLVDGFGVPANKGEIGYPGDNIAMYIDNKTKILYVRDPDNNDKWIPINGKSGLNGADGITEAAGELGKAGSITTLDVIIKDPNGAIYAYVGKENTAAGRDAEWASKSRNWVKINGVVGDKGDKGDKGDQGIQGLAGAKGVKGDKGTKGDKGDQGIQGLAGSTGAAGAKGDKGDQGLTGAKGDKGDQGIQGLAGAAGTKGDKGDQGIQGLTGADGAKGDKGDQGAQGLTGAAGAKGDKGDQGVQGLAGAKGDQGDQGLAGAKGAKGAKGDKGDQGIQGLTGADGAKGDKGEQGIQGIQGSAGAKGDKGDQGIQGVAGTSGAKGDKGDQGIQGLTGISGAKGDKGDQGIQGLSGAAGSAGVKGDKGDQGIQGLAGASGAKGDKGDQGIQGLTGASGAKGDKGDQGIQGVAGTAGAKGDKGDKGDQGIQGLTGPSGAKGDKGDQGIQGLTGATGTKGDKGDQGIQGLAGAAGAKGDKGDQGIQGLTGASGVKGDKGDQGIQGVAGTAGAKGDKGDQGIQGLAGSAAAKGDKGDQGIQGVAGSAGAKGDKGDKGDQGEQGEQGFAGAAGLQGDQGDKGDAGNKGDQGIQGVAGAKGDKGDQGIQGVAGATGAKGDKGDQGIQGLAGAAGAKGDKGDQGIQGLAGSVGAKGDKGDQGIQGLAGSAGSAGAKGDKGDQGLAGAAGAKGDKGDQGIQGVAGATGAKGDKGDQGIQGVAGATGAKGDKGDQGIQGVAGATGAKGDKGDQGIQGLAGAAGAKGDKGDSGASNITFSNSSSANNATIMINGNTSTGAAIVNTNALSISSGSLKSTINGVDSNSISMKDATTNTLSITGGVLTSEVNNVKSTANVLEKVSNGLSVNAGEVKLGGKLTGATIVTTTVNETLALQGLQSTSTLNSDNIILADATTGILKLVSAAKMLPAIVTKTSNYTASLSDETILVNAGSGAVTISIPSASSALGKKFNIKKIDNTNNSVTVSPANSTIDGVAGLVADIAFQAWVIQSDGVNWYVISRN, from the coding sequence ATGAGAAAGAATCTACTCGCATTAATGCTACTTATAGGTGCTGTAACTTATGGACAAGTAGGTGTTGGTACTTCAAAACCAGATGCGTCTACAATGTTAGATATCGTATCTAATAATAAGGGGATTTTAATCCCTAGAGTTCCTTTGTTAAGTACAGTAGATAAAAAAACGATTGATAATGTTAACGAGAATAGTTTATTAGTTTTTAATACTCAAACGATTTCTGATGTTACGCCTGGTTTTTACTATTGGTATAATAACAAATGGAATAGGATTTTAGTTTCCGGAGAGAGTAGTGGTAATGTCAATTTAGTTGATGGTTTTGGTGTTCCGGCAAATAAAGGAGAGATTGGATATCCGGGGGATAACATAGCGATGTACATTGATAATAAAACAAAAATACTTTATGTACGAGATCCTGATAATAATGATAAGTGGATTCCAATAAACGGAAAAAGCGGTTTAAATGGAGCTGATGGTATTACCGAAGCTGCAGGCGAACTAGGAAAAGCAGGATCAATTACGACATTGGATGTGATTATAAAAGACCCAAATGGAGCGATTTATGCCTATGTTGGGAAAGAAAACACTGCTGCAGGCCGTGATGCTGAATGGGCTTCAAAGTCTCGAAACTGGGTTAAAATCAATGGAGTTGTAGGAGACAAAGGTGATAAGGGTGATAAAGGAGACCAAGGTATTCAAGGATTAGCCGGAGCAAAAGGAGTAAAGGGTGATAAAGGAACAAAGGGGGATAAAGGTGACCAAGGTATCCAAGGTTTGGCTGGATCAACTGGAGCAGCTGGCGCGAAAGGAGATAAAGGAGACCAAGGTTTAACCGGAGCAAAAGGAGACAAAGGAGATCAAGGTATCCAAGGTTTAGCTGGAGCAGCTGGAACAAAAGGAGATAAAGGAGACCAAGGTATTCAAGGTTTAACCGGAGCAGATGGTGCAAAAGGAGATAAAGGAGATCAGGGCGCTCAAGGTTTAACCGGAGCGGCTGGTGCTAAGGGTGATAAAGGAGACCAAGGGGTTCAAGGTTTAGCCGGAGCAAAAGGAGATCAAGGAGACCAAGGATTAGCCGGAGCAAAAGGAGCTAAAGGAGCAAAAGGCGATAAAGGAGATCAGGGTATTCAAGGTTTAACCGGAGCAGATGGTGCGAAAGGTGATAAAGGAGAGCAAGGTATTCAAGGTATTCAAGGATCAGCCGGAGCAAAGGGTGATAAGGGAGATCAGGGAATTCAAGGTGTAGCCGGAACATCTGGAGCAAAAGGAGACAAAGGAGATCAGGGAATTCAAGGTTTAACCGGAATATCTGGAGCAAAAGGAGACAAAGGTGACCAAGGTATTCAAGGTTTATCTGGAGCAGCGGGATCAGCTGGAGTAAAAGGAGATAAGGGAGACCAGGGGATTCAAGGTTTAGCTGGAGCATCTGGAGCAAAAGGAGACAAAGGTGACCAGGGTATTCAAGGTTTAACCGGAGCATCTGGTGCGAAAGGAGATAAGGGAGATCAGGGAATTCAAGGTGTAGCCGGAACAGCTGGAGCAAAAGGTGATAAAGGTGATAAAGGTGACCAGGGTATTCAAGGTTTAACCGGACCATCTGGTGCGAAAGGTGATAAAGGAGATCAAGGTATTCAAGGTTTAACCGGAGCAACTGGAACAAAAGGTGATAAAGGTGACCAGGGTATTCAAGGATTAGCCGGAGCAGCTGGAGCAAAAGGAGATAAAGGTGACCAGGGTATTCAAGGTTTAACCGGAGCATCTGGTGTGAAAGGAGATAAGGGAGATCAGGGAATTCAAGGTGTAGCCGGAACAGCTGGAGCAAAAGGAGATAAGGGAGATCAGGGTATCCAAGGTTTAGCGGGATCAGCTGCTGCGAAAGGCGACAAAGGAGATCAGGGTATTCAAGGTGTAGCCGGATCAGCTGGAGCAAAGGGTGACAAAGGAGATAAAGGTGACCAAGGTGAGCAAGGTGAGCAAGGTTTTGCCGGAGCAGCCGGATTACAAGGGGACCAAGGAGATAAAGGAGATGCAGGAAATAAAGGAGATCAAGGTATTCAAGGTGTAGCTGGAGCAAAGGGCGATAAGGGTGATCAGGGTATCCAAGGTGTAGCCGGAGCTACTGGAGCAAAGGGTGATAAGGGTGACCAGGGTATTCAAGGTTTAGCCGGAGCAGCTGGAGCGAAAGGAGATAAAGGTGACCAAGGTATTCAGGGTTTAGCAGGATCTGTCGGAGCAAAAGGCGATAAAGGAGATCAGGGTATCCAAGGTTTAGCTGGATCAGCCGGATCAGCTGGAGCAAAAGGTGATAAGGGGGATCAGGGTTTAGCCGGAGCAGCTGGAGCAAAAGGAGATAAGGGAGATCAGGGTATCCAAGGTGTAGCCGGAGCTACTGGAGCAAAGGGTGATAAGGGTGACCAGGGTATTCAAGGTGTAGCCGGAGCTACTGGAGCAAAGGGCGATAAGGGTGATCAGGGTATCCAAGGTGTAGCCGGAGCTACTGGAGCAAAGGGTGATAAGGGTGACCAGGGTATTCAAGGTTTAGCCGGAGCAGCTGGAGCGAAGGGAGATAAAGGCGATAGCGGAGCTTCTAATATTACTTTTAGCAATAGTTCGAGTGCAAACAATGCTACAATTATGATAAACGGTAATACTAGTACAGGTGCAGCAATTGTAAATACAAATGCGCTATCAATTTCAAGTGGATCATTAAAGTCAACCATAAATGGAGTAGACAGTAATAGTATTAGTATGAAAGATGCGACAACAAATACATTAAGTATAACTGGAGGAGTTTTAACTTCAGAAGTAAATAATGTTAAGTCTACTGCAAATGTTTTAGAAAAGGTTTCTAATGGATTGTCGGTAAATGCCGGAGAAGTAAAACTAGGAGGGAAATTAACAGGAGCTACTATTGTTACCACTACTGTTAATGAGACTTTGGCTTTACAGGGGTTACAATCTACCAGTACTTTAAATAGTGACAATATTATACTTGCTGATGCTACAACAGGAATATTGAAACTGGTATCTGCTGCTAAAATGCTACCCGCAATTGTAACAAAAACAAGCAATTATACCGCCTCACTTTCAGATGAAACAATCTTGGTTAATGCGGGTTCAGGGGCAGTAACGATTTCCATCCCATCGGCATCATCTGCGTTAGGTAAAAAATTCAACATTAAAAAAATAGATAACACAAATAATAGTGTGACCGTTAGTCCTGCAAATAGTACGATTGATGGAGTGGCAGGTTTAGTTGCTGATATTGCTTTTCAAGCCTGGGTAATCCAGTCAGACGGAGTGAATTGGTATGTGATTAGTCGCAACTAA
- a CDS encoding YheT family hydrolase gives MPIIEQSEYNLPSIIHRNRHISTIYAALFKKYEVPGYTREKHELSDGDFINIDFIINDSKKAVILCHGLEGDSRRTYNNSCAAYFQEKGFSVFAWNNRTCGGEMNRLPRLYHHGAVDDLDEVVQFVLQKEFEDVYLIGYSMGGVQLLNYLGWTKIDKRIKAAVSISVPTHIATSAAVLKQGFNRVYLKNFTIDIKRKLKYKAAQFPDFINRDQIDKISSFDEVDQYFTAPLHGFASRDDYYQRVSPEFSLQNITTPVLIINSLDDPFLGERCYPRAIAQDSAYVYLETPKYGGHCAFPLRDSMYSYVEKRAYEFFESCKGLA, from the coding sequence ATGCCAATAATTGAACAATCAGAATACAATTTGCCTTCTATTATTCATCGCAACAGACATATTTCTACTATTTATGCTGCTTTGTTTAAAAAGTATGAAGTTCCGGGTTATACAAGAGAAAAACACGAGTTAAGCGACGGCGACTTTATAAATATCGATTTTATTATAAACGATTCTAAAAAAGCAGTCATTTTATGCCATGGATTAGAGGGTGATTCGCGCAGAACGTATAATAATAGCTGTGCCGCTTATTTTCAGGAAAAGGGGTTCTCTGTTTTTGCATGGAACAACCGTACCTGTGGAGGAGAGATGAACCGTCTTCCGAGACTTTATCATCACGGTGCGGTAGATGATCTTGACGAAGTAGTGCAGTTTGTTCTTCAAAAAGAATTCGAAGATGTTTATTTGATCGGATATTCAATGGGAGGAGTTCAGCTATTGAATTATCTGGGATGGACAAAAATCGATAAACGTATAAAGGCAGCGGTCTCTATTTCTGTGCCAACTCATATTGCAACTAGTGCTGCTGTACTCAAGCAAGGTTTTAACAGAGTCTATTTAAAGAACTTTACAATTGACATTAAAAGAAAGCTAAAATACAAAGCGGCACAGTTTCCCGATTTTATAAACCGTGACCAGATTGATAAAATCTCGTCATTTGATGAAGTCGATCAGTATTTTACAGCACCGCTACATGGCTTTGCAAGCCGGGATGATTACTACCAGAGGGTTTCTCCGGAATTTTCGCTTCAAAACATTACAACTCCGGTTTTAATCATTAATTCATTAGATGATCCATTTTTGGGCGAAAGATGTTACCCCAGGGCCATAGCTCAGGATAGTGCATATGTTTATCTGGAAACTCCAAAATATGGAGGGCACTGCGCTTTCCCTTTGCGCGATTCAATGTATTCCTATGTAGAGAAAAGAGCTTACGAGTTTTTCGAATCCTGTAAAGGACTCGCTTAA
- a CDS encoding gliding motility-associated C-terminal domain-containing protein — protein sequence MRLLNLKGGLLLLLPYFVSAQTINKGELFVAPNTQLSSIGAFDNTTTGVVINDGELFLYSHLNNSGLVSFNRGNSSGIIRLYGESGYQNISGSVPIEMNNVEFKNSNSDKGAAFHVSNYLSIFGTADFKEGIIDDDAYDGIVIFENGSSCLNASDKSFIDGEVKKIGNKDFTFPIGDRLKYRSVGISALKIDSDAFSGKYFLENADNLYPLKNKEKNILIINSKEYWTVKKAGAASDIIITLSWDEATTPATIIESPSDIHIVRWDNSKKAWVDQGGIVNLQDKTVSSPASISGEGVFTIAKFKKTNSFVVYNSISPNNDGLNEYLRIDGLEGTENEVEIYNRWGVKVFQTTAYGTKENVFDGFCNVKNLLLRNEKLPSGTYFYILSVTKDQVDTKQTGYLYLSE from the coding sequence ATGAGATTATTAAATTTAAAAGGCGGGCTGCTTTTATTACTTCCTTATTTTGTTTCTGCCCAAACAATCAATAAAGGAGAGCTTTTTGTCGCCCCAAATACTCAGTTAAGTTCTATAGGTGCTTTCGATAATACTACTACAGGTGTTGTAATTAATGATGGCGAACTTTTTTTGTACAGCCATTTGAACAATAGTGGTTTGGTAAGTTTTAATCGTGGTAATTCTTCAGGTATAATACGATTGTATGGAGAATCCGGATATCAGAATATTTCCGGATCTGTCCCAATCGAAATGAATAATGTAGAATTTAAAAACAGTAATAGTGATAAGGGCGCTGCTTTTCACGTTTCTAATTATTTAAGTATTTTCGGTACAGCCGACTTTAAAGAAGGAATTATAGATGATGATGCATATGATGGTATAGTTATTTTTGAAAACGGCTCAAGTTGTTTAAATGCAAGTGATAAATCTTTTATAGATGGTGAAGTAAAGAAAATAGGAAATAAAGACTTTACCTTTCCTATTGGAGATAGATTAAAGTACCGTTCTGTAGGGATTTCTGCTCTTAAAATAGATTCCGATGCCTTTAGTGGAAAATACTTTTTGGAGAATGCAGATAATTTATATCCTCTTAAAAATAAAGAAAAAAATATTCTAATTATAAACAGCAAAGAGTATTGGACAGTCAAAAAAGCAGGAGCTGCTTCCGACATTATAATTACTTTAAGTTGGGATGAAGCTACGACTCCTGCAACGATTATCGAATCACCTTCTGATATCCATATTGTGCGTTGGGATAACAGTAAAAAGGCTTGGGTTGATCAAGGCGGAATAGTTAATCTTCAGGATAAAACAGTCTCTTCTCCTGCTAGTATATCAGGTGAAGGAGTATTTACTATTGCAAAATTTAAAAAAACGAACTCTTTTGTAGTATACAATTCAATTTCTCCAAATAACGATGGATTAAATGAATACTTGAGAATTGACGGGCTGGAGGGAACCGAAAACGAAGTTGAAATATACAATCGTTGGGGAGTAAAAGTATTTCAGACTACAGCATATGGCACCAAAGAAAATGTTTTTGATGGTTTTTGTAATGTTAAAAACCTTCTTTTAAGAAATGAAAAACTCCCTAGCGGAACTTATTTTTATATTCTTTCAGTTACCAAAGATCAGGTAGATACTAAACAAACCGGATATCTATACCTAAGCGAATAA
- a CDS encoding LytR/AlgR family response regulator transcription factor gives MDNKKKKYILISSFDKVDFIQVDQIICCVADGRYTSIFTLDGKEHVACQNLGKYEDDLNDEIFFRIHQSYIVNVSHICRIKKNEGFFCEMSNNMTLPISSRKQKGFREFIGLK, from the coding sequence ATGGATAATAAAAAGAAAAAATATATTTTAATCTCTTCTTTTGATAAAGTTGATTTTATTCAAGTAGATCAAATTATATGTTGCGTGGCGGATGGCAGATACACAAGCATTTTTACACTTGATGGAAAAGAACATGTTGCGTGCCAGAATTTAGGCAAATATGAAGATGATCTTAATGACGAGATTTTTTTTAGAATTCATCAATCTTATATCGTTAATGTCAGTCATATCTGCAGAATTAAAAAGAATGAAGGATTCTTCTGTGAAATGTCAAACAATATGACATTGCCAATTTCAAGTAGAAAACAAAAAGGATTTCGTGAATTTATCGGACTGAAGTAA